One segment of Carya illinoinensis cultivar Pawnee chromosome 1, C.illinoinensisPawnee_v1, whole genome shotgun sequence DNA contains the following:
- the LOC122303412 gene encoding cucumber peeling cupredoxin-like, translating into MEKFTSVVALFGVVVVLLLQCTAAQTVHVVGDNIGWSVPAGGASAYETWAASKQFVVGDILLFNFATNEHDVLQVPKESYDSCSSSNPIGNTITTGPANITLSATGTNYYICTIGRHCQSGQKLAVTVSGSPSAVPPTTSTPPSTPTPSTTVPSPTSRTPADCAPTPASSPKSSPTSSPPTGQTTPRAMSPLPDSSSSSIFASLFISLLSITMGFLF; encoded by the exons ATGGAGAAGTTCACGAGTGTTGTGGCCCTTTTTGGTGTTGTTGTTGTGCTGCTATTGCAATGCACAGCAGCACAAACAGTGCATGTGGTAGGAGATAACATCGGTTGGAGTGTTCCAGCAGGTGGTGCTTCCGCATACGAAACTTGGGCGGCCAGTAAGCAATTCGTGGTTGGCGATATCCTAT TATTCAACTTCGCCACAAATGAGCACGATGTTCTTCAAGTACCGAAAGAATCCTATGATAGTTGCAGCTCGTCGAATCCCATTGGCAACACCATCACCACTGGCCCTGCCAACATAACTCTGTCCGCTACTGGCACGAACTACTACATCTGCACTATTGGCCGGCATTGCCAATCAGGCCAGAAGTTAGCAGTTACAGTCTCCGGCTCTCCAAGTGCTGTCCCGCCTACGACGAGTACTCCACCTTCCACCCCAACTCCTTCAACAACAGTACCATCTCCCACATCAAGGACCCCTGCCGATTGCGCTCCAACTCCTGCATCGTCCCCGAAATCTTCCCCGACATCATCCCCACCCACTGGTCAGACCACTCCTAGGGCAATGTCGCCGCTGCCCGATTCTTCATCATCTAGTATTTTTGCTAGTTTATTCATCTCTTTGTTGTCCATTACCATGGGTTTCCTTTTCTAA
- the LOC122300987 gene encoding cucumber peeling cupredoxin-like has translation MEKFMSVMVILFGVIAAVFLQCAKAQTVHVVGDSIGWTVPTGGASSYQTWAASKQFVVGDILLFNFVTNAHDVLQVPKESYDSCSSSNPIGDIITTGPINVTLSAASTHYYICTVGRHCLSGQKISVTVSSSPSVVPPTSTSTPPSTLTNPATPSPTSGTSADCTPTPASSPAPTPRTMSPPNSSSSGVFVSLFISLLSIFIVLLF, from the exons ATGGAAAAGTTTATGAGTGTTATGGTTATACTTTTCGGTGTTATTGCTGCGGTGTTTTTACAATGTGCAAAAGCACAAACTGTACATGTGGTGGGAGATAGCATTGGTTGGACTGTTCCAACAGGTGGTGCTTCCTCATATCAAACTTGGGCAGCCAGTAAGCAGTTCGTGGTTGGTGATATCCTTT TGTTCAACTTCGTCACAAATGCGCATGATGTCCTTCAAGTGCCGAAAGAATCCTATGACAGCTGCAGCTCATCCAATCCCATCGGCGACATCATCACCACTGGCCCTATCAATGTAACTCTATCTGCTGCTAGCACACACTACTATATTTGCACTGTCGGTCGGCATTGCCTTTCAGGCCAGAAGATATCTGTTACCGTCTCGAGCTCTCCAAGTGTTGTGCCGCCTACGAGTACAAGTACTCCACCTTCCACCCTAACAAATCCCGCCACACCATCTCCAACATCAGGGACCTCTGCTGATTGCACTCCAACTCCTGCATCATCCCCTGCTCCAACCCCAAGGACAATGTCACCACCGAATTCTTCATCATCTGGTGTCTTTGTTAGTTTATTCATCTCCTTGTTGTCCATCTTCATCGTCTTACTTTTCTAA